The following are from one region of the Mangifera indica cultivar Alphonso chromosome 14, CATAS_Mindica_2.1, whole genome shotgun sequence genome:
- the LOC123196857 gene encoding homeobox-leucine zipper protein HAT5-like, with amino-acid sequence MESGRLFFDPSLACHGNMLFPGNGDYLFRGARSMMSIEENSKRRPFFTSPDDLFDDCYYDEQSAEKKRRLSPEQVSLLEKSFEAENKLEPERKTQLAKKLGLQPRQVAIWFQNRRARWKTKQLERDYDLLKASYDALLSNYDTILKENENLKSQVVSLTEKVGAKEENTKEAVGTEMAGVSAAQLSNKVEDRLSGVSAVVDEDCPQIVDSGDSISYFASDKYRGCMEEEDGSDDGQSYFPDVFVAAQNQQPEEPLDWWVWSS; translated from the exons ATGGAGTCTGGACGTCTTTTCTTCGACCCTTCTCTAGCCTGCCATGGCAACATGTTGTTCCCCGGAAATGGCGATTACTTATTTCGAG gAGCAAGATCGATGATGAGCATTGAGGAAAACTCAAAGAGGCGACCTTTCTTCACTTCACCAGATGACTTGTTCGATGACTGCTATTATGACGAACAGTCGGCTGAGAAAAAGCGCCGCTTATCTCCCGAGCAG GTGAGTCTGCTGGAGAAGAGCTTTGAGGCAGAGAACAAACTGGAGCCAGAACGGAAGACCCAGTTGGCTAAGAAGCTAGGATTGCAACCGAGACAGGTGGCTATTTGGTTCCAGAACCGCCGTGCTCGGTGGAAGACCAAGCAACTTGAAAGAGATTACGATCTCCTTAAAGCTTCTTATGATGCTCTCCTCTCTAACTATGACACCATTCTCAAGGAGAACGAAAATCTCAAATCTCAG GTGGTTTCTTTAACTGAGAAAGTTGGAGCAAAAGAAGAGAATACTAAAGAGGCGGTGGGAACAGAAATGGCAGGAGTTTCGGCAGCCCAATTGAGCAATAAGGTGGAGGATAGGCTGAGTGGTGTAAGTGCAGTGGTGGATGAGGATTGTCCACAGATAGTCGACAGTGGTGATTCGATTTCATATTTTGCTAGTGATAAATACAGGGGATGCATGGAGGAGGAGGATGGGAGTGATGATGGGCAAAGTTACTTCCCTGATGTGTTTGTGGCTGCACAGAATCAGCAGCCTGAGGAGCCATTGGATTGGTGGGTGTGGTCATCTTAG